In one Alnus glutinosa chromosome 14, dhAlnGlut1.1, whole genome shotgun sequence genomic region, the following are encoded:
- the LOC133856715 gene encoding uncharacterized protein LOC133856715, with product MKKILQKPDLSGRLVNWSVELGQFDIEFHPRTSVKGQVLADFLMEFNNTPESEELQKKETWVVYVDGSSANQKSGVGVALVSLDGEKFQYAIKLDFVTTNNEAEYEAVLAGLSIARKMGAKNVEIRSDSQSNFDRTDMTKIPREENVQADALSKMGSGTGPDVKTSAYGVVIQTEPSITPKLDVMETEERSTDPEWATDVIQYLRDGSLPRDKLLSRKVKMHSARKYTKEFAGTIQALDASTQSNESRVYWPTMNKDSVRLVQQCDKCQRFAQVMKNPPEKLNPISSPWPFAKWGVDIVGPMPPGKGRKFLLVAVDYFTKWAKAEAFATITTANMIKFLWSSVVCRFGIPYAFVTNNEKQFDCRPFRKWCAELRIRNYYSTPIHAPANGQVEATNKTLLKTLKKKLGKKGAWAEYVPEVLWAYRTTTQTPTGATPFSLEYGSKAVIPAEVGSPSFRVSHYNPGLNDEGIKFNLDLLQERRDEAQVTWAAYQDRAARYFNKTVNPQKFQLGDWVLRKVSPITKDPTEGKLGP from the exons atgaaaaaaatattgcaaaaacCAGACCTCTCGGGCAGGCTGGTGAACTGGTCGGTAGAGCTCGGGCAATTCGACATAGAATTCCATCCTCGAACATCCGTCAAGGGTCAGGTACTAGCTGACTTCCTTATGGAATTCAACAATACACCGGAAAGCGAAGAGCTACAGAAGAAAGAGACATGGGTGGTATATGTCGACGGTTCCTCAGCCAACCAGAAAAGTGGAGTCGGCGTTGCTCTAGTAAGCCTGGATGGAGAAAAATTTCAGTACGCGATCAAATTAGATTTCGTTACTACTAACAATGAAGCAGAATACGAGGCCGTGTTGGCCGGGCTCTCTATAGCTCGGAAAATGGGAGCGAAGAATGTAGAAATCCGAAGCGATTCCCAG TCTAACTTTGACAGGACCGACATGACAAAAATTCCTCGGGAGGAAAATGTCCAGGCAGACGCCCTCTCCAAGATGGGCTCGGGTACCGGACCCGATGTCAAAACATCAGCCTACGGGGTGGTGATACAAACCGAACCATCAATTACTCCTAAGTTAGACGTGATGGAAACCGAAGAAAGATCGACCGACCCAGAATGGGCCACTGATGTAATTCAATACCTCCGAGACGGATCTTTACCCAGGGACAAACTGTTGTCTCGTAAGGTAAAAATGCACTCAGCTAG GAAATACACGAAGGAGTTTGCGGGAACCATTCAGGCTTTGGATGCTAGCACACAAAGCAATGAGAGCCGGGTATACTGGCCAACAATGAACAAGGACTCGGTCAGGTTAGTTCAACAATGCGACAAGTGTCAAAGGTTTGCTCAAGTGATGAAAAACCCTCCTGAAAAACTCAATCCGATCAGCTCGCCCTGGCCGTTCGCGAAATGGGGGGTTGACATAGTCGGACCCATGCCACCGGGAAAAGGACGGAAATTCCTTCTTGTCGCTGTAGACTACTTCACGAAGTGGGCCAAAGCCGAGGCATTCGCTACCATCACCACCGCCAACATGATAAAATTTCTTTGGAGCTCGGTCGTATGCCGTTTCGGCATTCCCTATGCCTTCGTCACCAATAACGAAAAGCAGTTTGACTGCAGACCGTTTCGTAAATGGTGTGCGGAACTTCGAATTCGAAATTACTATTCCACTCCGATTCATGCACCGGCAAATGGACAAGTGGAAGCCACCAACAAAACACtccttaaaacactaaagaagaAACTCGGCAAGAAGGGAGCTTGGGCCGAGTATGTTCCCGAGGTGCTCTGGGCCTATCGTACCACAACACAAACTCCCACAGGTGCTACTCCTTTTTCTTTAGAATACGGTTCCAAAGCGGTCATCCCTGCTGAAGTTGGATCACCAAGCTTCCGAGTGTCACACTACAATCCAGGATTAAATGATGAAGGGATCAAGTTCAATCTGGATTTgctacaagaaagaagagatgaagcacaGGTCACATGGGCAGCATACCAGGACCGAGCTGCCCGTTATTTCAATAAGACAGTAAATCCTCAGAAGTTCCAACTCGGGGATTGGGTCTTGAGGAAAGTAAGCCCAATAACCAAAGATCCAACTGAAGGAAAGCTCGGACCCTAA
- the LOC133857591 gene encoding psbP domain-containing protein 2, chloroplastic, whose protein sequence is MASQICFPLWNHNFLKHNYAPTFSSPRTLFSVSLPKASLSSSTQQHHPKRICNDPHKDALVSHCLSKRKLGLSILAVFSSSGLLPNMTKAIFAGELELERYTDPMEGFTLLRPSSWTKVDKAGASVLFEEANKGSNSVGVVVNPVRLTSLGEFGSPQFVADKLIQAERGKESTNDAEVITVAERSGQGGLQVYEFEYKVYSTRGGMKRIFSAAFVASKKLYLLNIAHSDKPENPLDIRTRMTLEQVLHSFDAAPVT, encoded by the exons ATGGCTTCGCAGATTTGCTTCCCTCTCTGGAACCACAATTTCTTGAAACACAACTATGCTCCAACATTCTCTTCTCCCAGAACCCTCTTCTCAGTTTCCTTGCCCAAAGCCTCCTTATCATCATCAACTCAACAGCACCACCCAAAACGCATTTGTAATGACCCTCACAAAGATGCACTTGTGTCACATTGTTTGAGCAAGAGGAAGCTCGGCCTCTCAATTCTTGCAGTGTTTTCGTCTTCTGGGCTTCTGCCAAACATGACAAAGGCCATTTTTGCTGGCGAATTGGAGCTTGAAAGGTATACAGATCCCATGGAGGGTTTCACTCTGCTCAGACCCTCTTCTTGGACCAAG GTTGATAAAGCGGGGGCAAGTGTTCTGTTTGAGGAGGCAAATAAAGGAAGTAATAGTGTAGGGGTTGTGGTTAACCCGGTTCGTCTTACAAGCCTCGGAGAGTTTGGGAGTCCTCAATTTGTAGCTGATAAGCTTATACAAGCCGAAAGGGGCAAG GAAAGTACAAATGATGCTGAGGTGATCACAGTTGCGGAGAGATCGGGCCAGGGAGGCTTACAAGTGTATGAGTTTGAGTACAAGGTTTACAGCACAAGGGGAGGGATGAAAAGGATCTTTTCAGCTGCATTTGTGGCGTCGAAGAAGCTCTACCTCCTAAATATTGCTCACTCAGACAAACCAGAGAATCCTCTTGACATCCGCACAAGAATGACGTTGGAGCAAGTGCTTCATTCCTTTGATGCGGCACCAGTGACGTAA